The following proteins are encoded in a genomic region of Rickettsiales bacterium:
- a CDS encoding glutathionylspermidine synthase family protein, with product MKRIAHTSSLQSEEWFRPLGCASLIGRNAWRGDVFYAFMPQEIQRLKDVAAELETLCMQAVEHVIRHRLYDAMLMPSAPSLRQEIERSWERQEPAFCGRLDLAYDGISAPKLLEYNPERPGLLLESALLQRYWLQHEMPHAGQFNEIEARLSQAWRALDTPELVISLLDTPHLHSEEDDIAAFLQRTAGSARINVQIVPRRLIQTDHNRLWSPEGQPIRHLMITHDWYEMLACGLLDCFSPQETRVIEPAWRCLLGNKALLKVLWDLYPDHPNLLHTTLHAEEQRGNYVTKPIIGAMGENITLHHAQEIRTQGRFGAFPNVYQQLASLPFHEAQYAQVGLWVIGGHPAGLIIREDASPIIRYDSVSLPHIVEI from the coding sequence ATGAAACGCATCGCGCATACTTCTTCACTGCAGAGTGAAGAATGGTTTCGCCCTCTCGGATGTGCTTCCCTCATCGGCAGGAATGCCTGGCGAGGCGATGTTTTTTATGCCTTCATGCCGCAGGAAATACAGCGGCTTAAAGATGTTGCTGCGGAACTGGAAACCCTGTGCATGCAAGCTGTGGAACATGTGATTCGCCACCGGCTGTATGACGCAATGCTCATGCCCTCCGCGCCTTCTCTGCGTCAGGAGATCGAGCGTAGCTGGGAGCGGCAGGAACCGGCTTTCTGCGGCAGGCTTGACCTGGCGTATGATGGCATATCCGCGCCGAAGCTTCTAGAATATAATCCTGAACGTCCGGGCCTGCTGCTGGAAAGCGCCCTGCTGCAGCGATACTGGCTCCAACATGAGATGCCGCATGCCGGACAGTTCAATGAAATCGAAGCCCGCCTTTCACAGGCGTGGCGGGCACTGGATACACCCGAGCTTGTCATCAGCCTGCTCGATACTCCTCACCTGCACTCGGAGGAAGATGATATCGCCGCTTTCCTGCAACGCACGGCTGGAAGCGCGAGGATTAACGTGCAGATCGTACCAAGGCGGCTTATCCAGACCGATCATAACCGGCTCTGGAGCCCGGAAGGCCAACCCATCCGGCATCTAATGATTACCCATGACTGGTATGAGATGCTGGCGTGCGGGCTGCTGGATTGTTTCTCGCCGCAGGAAACGCGTGTTATTGAACCGGCGTGGCGCTGCCTGCTTGGAAACAAAGCGCTGCTGAAGGTGCTCTGGGATTTATATCCTGATCACCCGAACCTGCTGCATACGACACTGCATGCTGAGGAGCAGAGAGGGAATTACGTGACCAAGCCGATTATCGGCGCTATGGGAGAAAACATCACGCTTCATCACGCACAGGAAATACGCACGCAGGGGCGTTTTGGAGCTTTCCCTAACGTGTACCAGCAACTAGCATCCCTGCCTTTTCATGAAGCGCAATATGCGCAAGTAGGATTATGGGTTATTGGCGGTCATCCGGCGGGCCTGATTATACGGGAGGATGCCTCTCCTATCATCCGGTACGATAGTGTTTCACTGCCGCATATTGTTGAAATTTAA
- a CDS encoding membrane dipeptidase, translated as MSEEDSTPAGEAEKDGRQIRRRIRPRDWQLPAPGRVLVGGSVAPEDRNPAPVIDTTSPLASRLGPRPKILRRVMPGPSQDIYKSYLEGGVDAIGISTVPFEGRTVEELEKSVARIRRSVEKSPYAMLVTSMEDMDKAHRQGKLGVFICNQGAPGFGDPLSRAGFIGGLLNRMEFLPFVTPPRPATPEDVAAFGDQGVMVTGIAYNIKNRLGSGLNDKDNEHGLTDQGRDYIRAGKEAGVAIDLCHLNEKTALDAVKFITEELKMPPLVSHVDCQEICDIPRNATGSDEVIRAVAAGGGVVGISALFYSMSKPGEQNNTIDRIMEHIDRVVKVAGPDHVGLGLDFWTGIAPYNPGWVQSVRDWWEVKRGLYEDRSMFHPGTDKMAPGLETPSGIHNLEKAIRERYCIKNGYAPDVPDKILGGNMQRVLGEWWRGREQAQTAEAAGRGR; from the coding sequence ATGTCAGAAGAAGATTCCACGCCAGCGGGTGAAGCAGAGAAGGACGGACGGCAAATAAGAAGGCGCATAAGGCCACGGGACTGGCAACTTCCCGCACCCGGCAGGGTTCTGGTCGGTGGTTCCGTCGCTCCGGAAGATCGAAATCCCGCTCCAGTCATCGACACGACGTCTCCCCTCGCTTCAAGGCTCGGGCCAAGACCTAAAATATTAAGGCGCGTAATGCCGGGGCCGTCTCAGGACATCTATAAAAGCTATCTGGAAGGTGGAGTGGATGCAATCGGCATCAGCACCGTTCCCTTTGAGGGGCGTACAGTAGAGGAACTGGAAAAAAGCGTGGCCCGTATTCGCCGCAGCGTGGAAAAAAGTCCCTATGCCATGCTGGTGACCTCAATGGAGGATATGGACAAGGCTCATCGGCAGGGAAAACTCGGTGTATTTATCTGTAATCAGGGCGCTCCGGGTTTCGGCGACCCGCTTAGCCGCGCAGGATTTATAGGCGGGCTTCTGAATCGCATGGAGTTTCTGCCCTTTGTAACGCCTCCGCGCCCGGCGACACCTGAAGATGTTGCCGCTTTCGGAGACCAGGGCGTAATGGTGACGGGGATTGCCTATAATATAAAAAACCGTCTGGGATCCGGGCTTAACGATAAAGACAATGAGCATGGTCTCACGGATCAGGGAAGGGATTACATCCGCGCCGGAAAAGAGGCCGGGGTAGCCATCGATTTATGTCATCTCAATGAAAAGACTGCGCTGGATGCGGTGAAATTCATCACGGAGGAGCTGAAAATGCCGCCTCTGGTTTCCCATGTAGATTGTCAGGAGATATGCGATATTCCGCGCAATGCCACAGGTTCGGATGAGGTAATCCGTGCAGTTGCGGCGGGAGGCGGCGTCGTGGGAATCTCAGCGCTTTTTTATTCCATGAGCAAACCCGGAGAGCAGAATAACACCATTGACCGCATTATGGAGCATATTGACCGTGTGGTGAAGGTCGCAGGGCCCGATCATGTGGGGCTGGGGCTGGATTTCTGGACCGGAATTGCGCCGTATAATCCCGGCTGGGTGCAGTCGGTGCGGGACTGGTGGGAGGTGAAAAGGGGCTTATACGAAGACCGCTCCATGTTCCATCCGGGCACCGACAAAATGGCCCCGGGACTGGAAACGCCTTCCGGCATCCATAATCTCGAAAAGGCGATTCGCGAGCGCTATTGCATTAAGAATGGATATGCTCCCGATGTGCCTGATAAAATACTCGGAGGAAATATGCAGCGTGTGCTGGGCGAATGGTGGCGGGGAAGGGAACAGGCCCAGACAGCAGAAGCGGCAGGAAGAGGGCGTTAA
- a CDS encoding methyl-accepting chemotaxis protein, whose translation MKLKNFSLLAKIAAPAALGMLSLIGVAFFANTLLSNSAGTAKVIADVNVKSTVTLASISDHFSSLNTSIYQTLVRKAANKTYDANKDIESIKKDLGTLTQELDDYYGQHPSPDLASVIKEIKGSKEDKIPGYADALTVIQAMLEIDFSGAVNAIEPFTAKYKKVQELLHQIREDSYNDAQHKSDVMFADIAKSQSWGKGIIGVLLLVGFMLNYIMGKELLQSIRKIAEVTDGLAKGDVSVDLEEFSRRDELGVVVEALKSFKANIIRIKDMQKNEEKMRAEAEVAKRAAMGKMADKFEHEVQGIITTVATTASTLYKTAEGMKEKMAKAAMQSGAVSDASEQTNMNVKSVSVAVEEMSASVKEIAAQITKSSTLVSETVQHTEQAGRTVEQLTTAVAQIGNIVELISGISEQINLLALNATIESARAGEAGKGFAVVASEVKNLAGQTGKATEEIAKQIENVKKVSNEVVDVLKDIQTAINNVNQYSGGIASAVEQQSAATGEISGNMRQASERVQHISANIGDVTHGVGNADKEAGEMLHSSEMLSKQSDLLRDRVKDFLKELKN comes from the coding sequence ATGAAGTTAAAGAATTTTTCGTTGCTTGCAAAAATCGCCGCTCCCGCAGCCTTGGGCATGCTCTCCCTTATCGGGGTTGCATTTTTTGCCAACACGCTGCTGTCGAATTCAGCGGGCACAGCCAAAGTGATTGCGGACGTAAACGTCAAATCGACGGTAACGCTGGCATCCATCTCCGACCATTTCAGCTCCCTCAATACAAGTATATATCAGACCCTGGTCAGAAAAGCGGCGAACAAGACATACGACGCCAATAAAGATATCGAATCCATTAAAAAAGATCTGGGGACCCTGACACAGGAACTGGACGATTATTACGGCCAGCACCCCAGCCCCGACCTTGCATCTGTGATAAAAGAAATCAAGGGCAGCAAAGAAGATAAGATTCCGGGATATGCAGATGCCCTGACCGTTATTCAGGCGATGCTGGAAATTGACTTTTCCGGCGCAGTTAACGCCATTGAGCCATTCACGGCCAAATATAAGAAAGTCCAGGAACTGCTGCACCAGATTCGCGAAGACTCCTATAACGACGCACAGCATAAATCTGATGTGATGTTTGCCGATATTGCCAAAAGCCAGAGCTGGGGCAAGGGTATCATAGGGGTGCTGCTGCTCGTAGGGTTCATGCTGAACTACATCATGGGCAAGGAGCTGCTGCAATCCATCAGGAAAATTGCCGAAGTCACGGATGGGCTGGCAAAAGGCGATGTCAGCGTGGATCTGGAAGAATTCTCACGCAGGGACGAGCTGGGAGTGGTCGTCGAAGCGCTGAAATCTTTCAAGGCGAACATCATCCGCATTAAAGACATGCAGAAGAATGAAGAAAAAATGCGTGCCGAGGCGGAAGTGGCGAAGCGCGCTGCAATGGGCAAGATGGCGGATAAGTTCGAGCATGAAGTGCAGGGGATTATCACCACGGTAGCAACGACGGCGTCTACGCTGTACAAAACCGCTGAAGGCATGAAAGAAAAAATGGCCAAGGCGGCCATGCAGTCCGGTGCGGTATCGGATGCTTCCGAGCAGACCAATATGAACGTGAAAAGCGTATCGGTAGCGGTGGAGGAAATGTCCGCCTCCGTGAAAGAGATCGCTGCCCAGATTACGAAATCTTCTACCCTTGTCAGCGAAACCGTGCAGCATACGGAACAGGCGGGCAGGACCGTGGAACAGCTGACGACCGCTGTGGCGCAGATTGGCAATATTGTCGAACTTATCAGTGGCATCTCGGAACAGATCAACCTGCTGGCGCTCAATGCTACGATCGAATCCGCCAGGGCCGGGGAAGCCGGTAAGGGATTTGCGGTGGTGGCGTCCGAAGTGAAGAACCTTGCGGGACAGACCGGCAAGGCTACGGAAGAAATCGCCAAGCAGATCGAAAACGTCAAGAAAGTTTCCAATGAAGTGGTGGATGTATTAAAAGACATTCAGACCGCCATTAACAATGTGAACCAGTATTCCGGCGGAATTGCATCCGCGGTGGAACAGCAGTCCGCCGCTACCGGAGAGATATCGGGCAATATGCGCCAGGCTTCCGAGCGCGTTCAGCATATTTCCGCCAATATCGGTGATGTCACGCATGGCGTTGGCAATGCGGACAAGGAGGCAGGAGAGATGCTCCATTCGTCCGAAATGCTCTCCAAACAGTCCGATCTGCTGCGCGATCGCGTGAAGGACTTTCTGAAAGAGCTGAAGAACTAG
- a CDS encoding manno-octulosonate cytidylyltransferase, which translates to MSQYTAIIIPARFASTRLPGKPLAVIAGKSMLQRVVEIARAAAKHQPDISVTVATDDARIEEHCKAIGVDFVQTDPACASGTDRIASAVRQFSRKPDFVLNLQGDAPLTPPDFLQSMIDAFYRAPCDMVTPVTQLSWQELDKLREQKQRTPFSGTCAVFDEKTGHAFWFSKNIIPAIRSEEKLRVKDSLSPVYRHIGLYGYSPAMLETYGTLPPGRFEQMEGLEQLRAIENGYTIRCVPVDYRGRASMSGVDSPEDITRAEALIAKHGELL; encoded by the coding sequence ATGAGCCAATACACCGCCATCATTATTCCTGCGCGTTTCGCCTCTACCCGCCTGCCGGGCAAGCCCCTTGCGGTGATTGCGGGCAAATCCATGCTGCAGCGTGTGGTTGAAATAGCAAGGGCGGCGGCAAAACATCAGCCGGATATCTCAGTCACCGTGGCCACGGACGATGCGCGTATTGAGGAGCATTGCAAGGCGATAGGGGTGGATTTTGTGCAGACGGACCCCGCCTGCGCCAGCGGAACGGACCGCATTGCAAGCGCGGTGCGCCAGTTCAGCAGGAAACCGGATTTCGTCCTGAATCTGCAGGGCGATGCTCCCCTCACGCCGCCGGATTTTCTGCAAAGCATGATAGACGCTTTTTACCGTGCACCATGCGATATGGTCACGCCGGTCACGCAATTATCCTGGCAGGAGCTGGATAAGCTCAGGGAACAGAAGCAGCGGACCCCCTTCAGCGGCACCTGCGCCGTGTTCGATGAAAAAACCGGCCATGCTTTCTGGTTCAGCAAGAATATCATCCCTGCCATCCGCAGCGAAGAAAAGCTGCGCGTGAAAGACAGTCTCAGCCCGGTTTATCGCCATATAGGCCTATACGGCTATTCCCCCGCCATGCTGGAAACCTATGGAACGCTGCCTCCCGGCAGGTTTGAGCAGATGGAAGGGCTGGAGCAGCTAAGGGCTATCGAGAACGGTTATACCATACGCTGCGTTCCGGTGGATTATCGCGGGCGCGCCAGCATGTCGGGCGTGGATAGTCCCGAAGATATTACCAGGGCGGAAGCGCTGATTGCAAAGCACGGAGAGTTGCTGTGA
- a CDS encoding NAD+ synthase has translation MPAIAIAQINVTVGDLAGNIAKITAAYRNAVQAGADLVIFPEMCLTGYPPEDLILRPAFRKQAMQALDQLVALTQGSAAMLVGGLWQEGEAAYNAAFLLENGAVVHRQYKYNLPNYGVFDEKRVFTQGPLPEPVLWRGIKLGMLICEDIWTGNVARHLAARGAELLLVINASPYELHKNSQRMNITRKRVQETGLPLLYANLVGGQDELVFDGGSFVLSAGGEVQAQLPAFQEKIAVTQWRQEAGCLTCAPAHKEPELPEEASIYQAMVLGLKDYVEKNRFPGVVLGLSGGIDSAISAAVAVDALGASRVHAVMMPSPYTSQDSLEDAAKCAQALGITLDIIPISPAMLAFDEMLAPVFSGKERDVTEENIQSRLRGALLMAVSNKTGAMVLTTGNKSEMAVGYATLYGDMCGGYNVLKDIYKTDVYRVSKWRNTQSPVIAERIITKAPSAELRPNQTDQDSLPPYEVLDAILHCLVEQQLSVEETAAKGYDLATAQRVSQLLTRAEYKRRQAAPGVKISSMSFGRDRRYPLTSGWKP, from the coding sequence ATGCCCGCCATTGCCATAGCCCAGATCAATGTTACCGTCGGCGATCTTGCCGGAAACATCGCTAAAATAACCGCTGCTTACCGCAACGCCGTGCAGGCAGGGGCGGATCTCGTCATATTTCCTGAAATGTGCCTTACCGGCTATCCGCCGGAAGATCTGATCCTACGCCCCGCTTTCCGCAAGCAGGCGATGCAGGCTCTTGATCAGCTTGTGGCGCTCACGCAAGGCAGCGCGGCGATGCTGGTGGGCGGGCTCTGGCAGGAAGGCGAAGCGGCTTATAATGCGGCATTCCTGCTGGAAAACGGCGCGGTCGTACATCGCCAGTATAAATATAACCTGCCTAATTACGGCGTATTCGATGAAAAGCGCGTTTTTACGCAGGGGCCTTTGCCGGAACCGGTGCTCTGGCGTGGAATAAAGCTTGGCATGCTTATCTGCGAAGATATCTGGACGGGCAATGTCGCCCGTCACCTTGCCGCACGCGGAGCCGAGTTGCTGCTTGTCATCAACGCTTCGCCTTATGAGCTGCATAAGAACAGCCAGCGCATGAACATCACGCGCAAGCGCGTGCAGGAAACCGGGCTGCCGCTGCTTTATGCCAATCTCGTCGGCGGGCAGGATGAGCTTGTGTTCGACGGCGGATCATTCGTGCTTTCCGCTGGAGGCGAAGTGCAGGCGCAGCTGCCTGCGTTTCAAGAGAAAATAGCGGTCACGCAGTGGCGGCAGGAAGCAGGCTGCCTCACCTGCGCTCCCGCCCATAAAGAGCCGGAGCTGCCGGAAGAAGCCTCGATCTACCAGGCCATGGTGCTGGGGCTCAAGGATTATGTGGAGAAGAACCGCTTTCCGGGCGTGGTGCTCGGGCTTTCGGGCGGGATCGACTCGGCCATCAGCGCCGCCGTCGCCGTGGATGCGTTGGGGGCAAGCCGCGTGCATGCGGTGATGATGCCCTCCCCTTATACTTCGCAGGATAGTCTGGAAGATGCCGCCAAATGCGCGCAGGCGCTCGGCATTACGCTGGATATTATACCGATCTCGCCCGCCATGCTGGCATTCGATGAGATGCTTGCGCCTGTTTTCAGCGGCAAGGAACGCGATGTGACGGAGGAAAACATCCAGTCCCGTCTGCGCGGTGCATTGCTGATGGCCGTCAGCAACAAAACCGGTGCGATGGTGCTTACGACCGGCAATAAATCGGAAATGGCCGTGGGTTACGCCACGCTCTACGGCGATATGTGCGGCGGCTATAATGTGCTCAAGGATATTTATAAAACGGATGTGTATAGGGTTTCAAAGTGGCGCAACACCCAAAGCCCTGTGATTGCCGAGCGCATTATCACCAAAGCCCCTTCGGCGGAATTGCGCCCCAACCAGACGGATCAGGACAGTTTGCCGCCTTATGAGGTGCTGGATGCGATCCTTCATTGCCTTGTGGAGCAGCAACTTTCCGTAGAGGAAACCGCTGCTAAAGGCTATGACCTCGCCACCGCGCAACGCGTTTCCCAGCTGCTCACCCGCGCGGAATATAAGCGCAGGCAGGCCGCGCCGGGGGTTAAAATCAGCTCGATGTCCTTCGGGCGCGACCGCCGTTACCCCCTTACCAGCGGCTGGAAGCCATAG
- a CDS encoding histidine phosphatase family protein, with amino-acid sequence MKPEATTLIIARHGNTFGPGDIVTRVGKTDLPLVESGRRQGRLMGKYLAQHRLVPDVIFTSHLQRTRQTADEAEAEMGTKLPRQALEIFNEIDYGPDENQPEDKVRARLGEEALLAWDKHAIVPQGWHVEPEKIILAWKEFAAHIAQEYQGKKVLVVTSNGIARFAVHLAEEAASQQKDTLKIATGALCVFTHAERGWQCSAWNIRPDKL; translated from the coding sequence GTGAAGCCGGAAGCCACCACGCTCATCATCGCCCGCCACGGCAACACATTCGGCCCCGGCGATATCGTTACACGCGTGGGCAAAACGGATCTGCCGCTCGTGGAAAGCGGGCGCAGGCAGGGCCGTTTGATGGGAAAGTACCTTGCGCAACACCGGCTGGTGCCGGATGTGATCTTCACATCGCACCTGCAGCGCACCCGCCAGACAGCGGACGAAGCGGAAGCCGAGATGGGCACGAAACTGCCGAGGCAGGCGCTCGAAATATTTAACGAGATCGACTACGGGCCGGATGAAAACCAGCCGGAAGACAAGGTGCGCGCAAGGCTGGGTGAAGAGGCGCTGCTCGCATGGGATAAACACGCTATCGTGCCGCAGGGCTGGCATGTAGAGCCGGAAAAGATTATCCTTGCATGGAAGGAATTCGCCGCGCATATCGCGCAGGAATACCAGGGCAAGAAAGTGCTGGTGGTGACCAGCAACGGCATCGCGCGCTTCGCGGTGCATCTGGCCGAAGAAGCGGCATCACAACAGAAAGACACGCTGAAAATCGCCACTGGTGCGCTCTGCGTCTTTACGCATGCAGAAAGGGGCTGGCAGTGCTCCGCATGGAATATCCGGCCGGATAAGCTGTAA
- a CDS encoding FAD/NAD(P)-binding protein: MADNYDIAIVGSGLAGTATLVHELLKIADDPRATADAPVNIAMIERYPQQKFGGVAYGKTADFKEHHLNLSSKSPTIFAVENMPEGFPSFAGYIQGLADDQLGAQAKEQVLKHLQDPPRELFGQYLSHLVDLAAARAGDKANVTVRIGEALEPDVSATPRKLLVRGEDGQVETLECRKLVLATGQKEPVRHVAAQNIVDSERYAADPYSAQANAFFKEVLAEQASKKAAGEDPGSVLIMGTGLTAQDAALRLKQSGYEGKITLVSRNALEHAAYGATSTEDYLANGLAGEPRPEKIAELERKPPRFMAIVDAAKRQGADYPGSVETDIVQSMQREFALHMKKGYTSEEVLGYWERCVPDIGDVLSDDASRRLYSQYATWLNTHRVGTTPENSRILNEMRESGQLEVIAGFISTRADERMKEVDGGIEVTITPGQRTPRADGPQEAKAPLAWDADAEEGAQAVTRKFDRVISGMGYSVDYSHTQDPFWRKMIDKGLATPHRKAGDGIELAEDFTLLNARGERVEGITVAGIPAIGATMFGRTPHIEKQGNVSGGRFPPFYGNISGIASGVTVMVDGLHESLMQERAKEAALAKGVGAQAAPDLPGGAMDAVVKAAATLRGISDTQATAATRTVGGPEGRQGWEQTAETMRLRRERLGLGDDQSRTDAALPDLSTTITAPQATPEQARPAPVRS, from the coding sequence GTGGCGGATAATTATGATATTGCGATCGTAGGAAGCGGCCTTGCCGGAACAGCCACGCTGGTGCATGAGCTGCTGAAAATTGCCGATGATCCGCGCGCCACAGCGGATGCGCCGGTGAACATCGCAATGATCGAGCGCTACCCGCAACAGAAATTTGGCGGAGTGGCTTACGGTAAGACGGCGGATTTCAAGGAACATCACCTGAATCTGAGTTCGAAAAGTCCGACCATATTTGCCGTTGAAAATATGCCGGAAGGTTTTCCGAGCTTTGCAGGCTATATTCAGGGACTGGCCGATGATCAGCTTGGGGCGCAGGCAAAGGAACAGGTGCTGAAGCATCTGCAGGATCCGCCGCGCGAGCTTTTCGGCCAGTATCTTTCGCATCTGGTGGATCTGGCGGCGGCCCGCGCGGGAGATAAGGCTAACGTTACGGTGCGGATAGGAGAGGCGCTGGAGCCGGATGTCTCCGCTACGCCGCGCAAGTTGCTTGTCCGCGGTGAAGACGGGCAGGTTGAAACGCTGGAGTGCCGCAAACTGGTGTTGGCGACAGGCCAGAAAGAACCGGTGCGCCACGTGGCCGCACAAAATATTGTAGACAGCGAACGTTATGCGGCAGACCCCTATAGTGCGCAGGCTAACGCATTCTTCAAGGAGGTGCTGGCAGAGCAGGCAAGCAAAAAGGCGGCGGGTGAGGATCCGGGCAGCGTGCTGATTATGGGAACGGGCCTCACGGCTCAGGATGCCGCCCTGCGTCTGAAGCAATCCGGTTATGAGGGTAAGATTACCCTGGTATCGCGTAATGCGCTGGAGCATGCCGCTTATGGCGCTACCAGCACCGAGGATTATCTGGCAAACGGATTAGCCGGTGAGCCGCGGCCCGAAAAAATAGCGGAACTGGAGCGCAAACCGCCGCGATTCATGGCCATAGTGGACGCGGCGAAACGGCAGGGCGCAGACTATCCCGGTTCTGTGGAAACCGATATCGTCCAGTCGATGCAGCGCGAATTCGCATTGCATATGAAGAAAGGCTACACATCGGAAGAAGTGTTGGGCTATTGGGAGCGTTGTGTGCCGGATATCGGGGATGTGCTGAGTGACGATGCGTCTCGTCGCTTATATAGCCAATATGCCACGTGGCTGAATACGCACCGTGTGGGCACGACGCCGGAGAACTCTCGCATTTTGAATGAAATGCGCGAATCCGGCCAGCTTGAAGTGATAGCCGGATTTATCTCTACACGGGCGGATGAGCGGATGAAGGAAGTAGATGGCGGGATTGAAGTGACGATAACGCCTGGTCAGCGCACCCCGCGGGCGGATGGCCCGCAGGAAGCCAAAGCGCCACTCGCCTGGGATGCGGATGCGGAAGAGGGGGCGCAGGCTGTAACGCGCAAATTCGACCGCGTAATATCAGGTATGGGATATTCTGTGGATTACAGCCACACGCAGGACCCGTTCTGGCGTAAAATGATTGATAAGGGACTCGCCACACCGCATCGCAAAGCAGGCGACGGTATTGAACTGGCAGAAGATTTTACACTCCTGAATGCACGGGGAGAGCGTGTGGAAGGAATAACAGTGGCAGGTATACCTGCCATTGGCGCTACGATGTTCGGTCGCACCCCTCATATTGAAAAGCAGGGCAATGTGAGCGGCGGAAGATTTCCCCCCTTTTATGGCAATATCTCGGGCATTGCCAGTGGCGTGACGGTGATGGTGGATGGATTGCATGAAAGCCTGATGCAGGAACGCGCAAAGGAAGCGGCTTTAGCCAAAGGAGTTGGAGCGCAAGCTGCTCCAGATTTGCCGGGTGGAGCTATGGATGCTGTCGTTAAGGCTGCGGCAACATTGCGGGGAATAAGTGATACTCAGGCAACAGCAGCGACGCGCACCGTCGGAGGTCCAGAAGGAAGACAGGGCTGGGAACAAACGGCGGAAACCATGCGGCTTCGGCGCGAAAGACTGGGGCTTGGGGATGACCAAAGCCGAACGGATGCGGCCTTGCCGGATTTGAGTACGACAATAACGGCCCCGCAAGCCACACCGGAACAGGCAAGGCCTGCGCCAGTTCGCTCTTAG
- a CDS encoding zeta toxin family protein: MQTVLQEKNVPLVDAEAIITTSFREKRAEKQPHITHMLGIPGAGKSTAVRSLDTANTVIVAFDAVMEALPQYRQMRDEQGIAEAFAYWEEAAREIGYEILFRALEGGYNIIMDHSGARADHVEILRHARQHIGYYVRIIALNTNIETASRRAQNRQRHVPMQYFHERAETLKALTPLYKAVADSYEEIET; this comes from the coding sequence ATGCAAACGGTATTACAGGAAAAGAATGTGCCGCTCGTGGATGCGGAAGCGATCATAACCACTAGCTTCAGGGAAAAACGCGCCGAAAAACAGCCGCACATAACCCATATGCTCGGTATCCCCGGAGCGGGGAAAAGCACGGCGGTGCGCAGCCTGGATACGGCGAACACCGTGATCGTCGCTTTCGATGCGGTGATGGAAGCATTGCCGCAATACCGGCAGATGAGGGACGAACAAGGCATAGCGGAAGCCTTCGCATACTGGGAGGAAGCCGCACGCGAAATCGGCTACGAGATATTATTCCGCGCCCTGGAGGGCGGTTATAATATTATCATGGACCATAGCGGCGCACGGGCGGATCATGTGGAAATCCTGCGGCATGCCAGACAGCATATCGGCTACTATGTCAGGATCATAGCGCTGAATACGAACATAGAAACCGCCAGCCGCCGCGCACAAAACAGACAACGCCACGTGCCGATGCAGTATTTCCACGAACGCGCCGAAACGCTGAAAGCGCTAACGCCGCTTTATAAAGCGGTTGCGGATAGTTATGAGGAGATAGAGACGTAG